In Halapricum desulfuricans, a single window of DNA contains:
- a CDS encoding hydrogenase maturation nickel metallochaperone HypA/HybF yields MHEFSIAAQILDTAREHAEEEGASYVTRLEIEVGEASHVNPRQLETCMDAAKTDTIAAQATVEIETAAPYAECACGWRGEPAVAENALVYAPDLTCPSCGERIDLAGGDSCRLMSLTVSDEVSDTEESADERESGETA; encoded by the coding sequence ATGCACGAGTTCTCGATCGCCGCACAGATCCTCGACACCGCTCGCGAACACGCCGAGGAGGAAGGGGCCAGCTACGTCACGCGTCTGGAAATCGAGGTCGGCGAGGCCAGCCACGTCAACCCCCGTCAACTAGAAACCTGCATGGACGCAGCCAAGACCGATACGATCGCAGCCCAGGCGACGGTCGAAATCGAGACGGCCGCACCCTACGCCGAGTGTGCGTGTGGCTGGCGCGGCGAACCAGCGGTCGCGGAGAACGCGCTGGTGTACGCGCCGGACCTGACCTGTCCGTCCTGTGGCGAGCGGATCGACCTCGCCGGCGGCGACAGCTGTCGCCTGATGAGCCTGACTGTCAGCGACGAGGTGTCGGACACCGAGGAATCGGCCGACGAGCGCGAATCGGGTGAGACCGCATGA
- the hypB gene encoding hydrogenase nickel incorporation protein HypB has product MTYNYVHDDPLQHGIGRIVDRLLDAGRNLPTGPARAHRFGHGDHDHDGDDAEADILEQFAQQADDLHERVVHEHGIFVAEFLGATGAGKTRLIERLIERAPEDERIGVIVGDVAGEDDATRFRERGAEVANVNTGKECHLDPEFVERGLSELDLDALDTLYIENVGNMVCPADFPLGAQARVLVVSTTEGDDVVRKHPLLFQACDATVINKTDIADAVGSDLDLMESDVRDIVPGMDVFRTDAEHGEGIEDLAAFLDERGHAHAHDNEAYVSKTAGHAHGDDGHASEHD; this is encoded by the coding sequence ATGACATACAATTACGTTCACGACGACCCACTACAGCACGGTATCGGACGCATCGTCGATCGACTGCTCGACGCCGGCCGAAACCTCCCGACCGGCCCGGCGCGAGCCCACCGGTTCGGACACGGCGATCACGATCACGACGGCGACGACGCCGAGGCCGACATCCTCGAACAGTTCGCCCAACAGGCCGACGACCTCCACGAGCGGGTCGTCCACGAGCACGGAATATTCGTCGCGGAGTTTCTGGGCGCGACCGGCGCGGGCAAGACCCGCCTGATCGAGCGACTGATCGAGCGCGCGCCCGAAGACGAGCGAATCGGCGTCATCGTCGGCGACGTCGCCGGCGAGGACGACGCGACGCGGTTCCGCGAACGCGGAGCCGAGGTCGCCAACGTCAACACCGGAAAGGAGTGTCATCTGGATCCGGAGTTCGTCGAGCGCGGCCTCTCGGAACTGGATCTCGACGCGCTCGATACGCTCTATATCGAGAACGTCGGGAACATGGTCTGTCCGGCGGACTTCCCGCTGGGCGCGCAGGCCCGTGTTCTGGTCGTCTCGACGACCGAGGGCGACGACGTGGTGCGCAAACACCCGCTACTCTTCCAGGCCTGTGACGCGACTGTCATCAACAAGACCGACATCGCCGACGCGGTCGGCTCGGACCTGGATCTGATGGAGTCGGACGTCAGGGACATCGTCCCCGGCATGGACGTCTTCCGCACCGACGCCGAGCACGGCGAGGGGATCGAGGACCTCGCCGCGTTCCTTGACGAACGCGGCCACGCGCACGCCCACGATAACGAGGCATACGTGAGCAAGACCGCGGGTCACGCGCACGGCGACGACGGGCACGCATCCGAACACGACTAG